Proteins from a single region of Macaca fascicularis isolate 582-1 chromosome 17, T2T-MFA8v1.1:
- the PHF11 gene encoding PHD finger protein 11 isoform X7, whose protein sequence is MKCNTFVRQVKEEHGRHTDATVKVPFLKKCKEAGLLNYLLEEILDKVHSIPEKLMDETTSESDYEEIGSALFDCRLFEDTFVNFQAAIEKKIHASQQRRQQLKEEIELLQDLKQTLCSFQENRDLMSSSTSVSSLSY, encoded by the exons ATGAAATGTAATACATTCGTAAGACAAGTGAAAGAAGAGCATGGTAGACACACAG ATGCAACTGTGAAAGTTCCTTTTCTTAAGAAATGCAAGGAAGCAGGACTTCTTAATTACTTACTTGAAGAAATATTAGACAAAGTTCATTCAATTCCAGAAAAACTCATGGATGAGACTACTTCAGAATCAG ACTATGAAGAAATCGGGAGTGCACTTTTTGACTGCAGATTGTTTGAAGACACATTTGTAAATTTTCAAGCAG caatagagaaaaaaattcatgcaTCTCAACAAAGGCGGCAGCAGTTGAAGGAAGAGATTGAGCTACTTCAGGACTTAAAACAAACCTTGTGCTCTTTTCAAGAAAATAGAGATCTTATGTCAAGTTCTACATCAGTATCGTCCCTGTCTTATTAG